The following coding sequences are from one Polyodon spathula isolate WHYD16114869_AA chromosome 7, ASM1765450v1, whole genome shotgun sequence window:
- the LOC121318485 gene encoding lumican-like, with product MSLLCLPLFAALFSGVLCQYDYYYEPASQLGPSGPNCPEECECPISFPSAMYCDNRKLKYIPKVPSGIKYLYLQRNQIDSIKKDVFDNATELSWLILDENQIVNSNIGKNTFSKLTKLERLYMNSNNLTEPVGPLPNTLQELKLAKNQISKFPSNLLKGLQNLTVIHLQENELQDGALAGVFQGLNSLMYLDLSTNKIKQMPQDLPSSLEMLYVDHNGISKLPDNYLQKLPKLQYLRISHNQLVDSGIPADFFNVTSLIELDLSFNKLRSIPAVNENLENLYLQVNEINKFDLTSFCKISGPLNYSRLKHLRLDGNDITHNDLPLDMSNCLRQASEVIYE from the exons ATGAGTCTTCTTTGTCTCCCACTTTTCGCTGCTCTATTCAGTGGTGTCTTATGCCAGTATGATTATTACTATGAACCTGCATCTCAACTGGGACCCTCAGGACCTAATTGTCCAGAAGAGTGTGAATGCCCAATAAGTTTCCCAAGTGCCATGTACTGTGACAACCGCAAACTAAAGTACATCCCAAAAGTGCCTTCAGGAATCAAGTATCTTTACCTGCAAAGAAATCAGATAGATTCCATTAAAAAAGATGTCTTTGACAATGCCACAGAGCTCTCTTGGCTTATCTTGGATGAAAACCAAATTGTCAACAGCAACATAGGAAAAAATACCTTTTCCAAGCTGACAAAGCTAGAACGGCTGTACATGAACAGCAACAATCTTACAGAGCCTGTTGGACCTCTCCCCAATACCCTGCAGGAGCTTAAACTTGCAAAGAACCAAATCTCAAAGTTTCCATCCAACCTTTTGAAAGGACTCCAAAACCTCACTGTTATTCATCTTCAAGAAAATGAGTTGCAGGATGGTGCTCTTGCTGGAGTTTTTCAGGGGCTCAACTCCCTGATGTACCTTGACTTAAgcaccaataaaataaaacaaatgcctCAGGATCTTCCAAGCTCTCTGGAGATGTTATATGTTGACCACAATGGCATCTCCAAACTTCCAGACAACTATTTACAAAAACTCCCCAAGCTGCAGTATCTGAGAATCTCACACAATCAGTTGGTGGATTCTGGCATTCCCGCTGATTTCTTCAACGTCACTTCTCTTATCGAGCTTGACCTGTCTTTCAACAAGCTGAGGTCCATCCCAGCCGTTAACGAGAACTTAGAGAACCTCTACTTACAGGTCAATGAAATCAACA AGTTTGATCTGACTAGCTTCTGCAAGATCTCTGGCCCATTGAATTACTCCAGACTGAAACACCTGAGACTGGATGGGAACGATATCACTCACAATGACTTGCCATTGGATATGTCGAACTGCCTCCGCCAAGCCAGTGAAGTCATCTATGAATAA
- the LOC121318486 gene encoding keratocan-like has product MMTLTSFSLLLLASAIFSQDISYADFLQQVQACPKECKCPPSFPNAVYCDSKGLKEIPQIPPHTWYLYLQNNLIDTVPETSLKNATQLKWINLNRNKITNKGIDKNVFNKMKNLLYLYMEDNELDDIPAPLPNSLEQLRLSRNKISKIPAGVFNGMVNLIMLDLQNNKIEDGAIPENTFKELKNLVQINLAKNSLKKMPSGLPATTMQLFLDNNSIEKIPDNYFSKTPQVSFLRLNYNKLVDGGLPKNIFNVSTMLDLQLSHNQLTKVPLTHPSLQHLHLNHNKIKSVNGTMICPVPIGTIDDYFHEKTPNLRYLRLDGNEIRPPIPLDLMMCFRHLQAVVI; this is encoded by the exons ATGATGACTCTTACAAGCTTCTCTCTTCTGCTTCTGGCCAGTGCAATCTTTTCTCAGGACATATCATATGCTGATTTTCTCCAGCAAGTTCAGGCATGTCCAAAGGAATGTAAATGCCCACCTAGCTTTCCGAACGCTGTGTACTGCGACAGCAAGGGGCTAAAAGAAATCCCCCAAATCCCTCCGCACACCTGGTATCTGTACCTCCAGAACAACTTGATTGACACTGTCCCTGAAACGTCTTTGAAGAATGCTACACAGCTGAAGTGGATCAATCTGAACAGAAACAAGATAACCAACAAAGGAATTGACAAGAATGTGTTTAACAAAATGAAGAATCTGCTTTATCTGTATATGGAAGACAATGAGTTAGATGACATTCCAGCGCCCTTGCCTAACAGCCTTGAACAACTACGTTTATCAAGGAACAAGATCTCAAAAATACCTGCAGGGGTCTTTAATGGTATGGTTAACCTCATCATGCTTGACCTCCAAAACAACAAAATTGAGGATGGAGCCATCCCAGAAAACACCTTCAAGGAGCTGAAAAACCTTGTCCAGATCAACCTGGCTAAAAATAGTCTCAAGAAGATGCCTTCTGGCCTGCCTGCCACCACCATGCAGTTATTTCTGGACAACAACTCCATTGAGAAAATTCCTGACAACTACTTCAGCAAAACTCCACAAGTTTCCTTCCTGAGGCTCAACTACAACAAACTGGTGGATGGAGGTCTACCAAAGAACATCTTTAATGTCTCCACCATGCTAGACCTGCAGTTGTCTCACAACCAGCTCACCAAGGTGCCCCTCACACATCCAAGCCTTCAGCATCTCCACCTCAACCACAACAAGATCAAAA GTGTTAATGGAACCATGATCTGCCCTGTGCCCATTGGCACTATCGATGACTACTTCCATGAAAAAACACCTAATCTCCGCTACCTCCGCCTCGATGGAAATGAAATAAGACCCCCGATTCCCTTGGACCTGATGATGTGCTTCAGACATCTACAGGCTGTGGTTATCTAA